Genomic segment of Ardenticatena maritima:
CAGTTGGTTCAGCAAGAGCGCCAGCCGCCCACTGTACGCGGTTTGCGTTTCCCAAAACGCTTCCACCGACGCAAACCGTCGCGGCAAGGGGATGTGCTCTTCCCCCAACGGCACAAACCCCGCCCGCCGAAACGCACCTGCCAACGCCCCCGGCGCACCAAACGAAAACCAAAGCGGTCCCTCATCGCGCAGCAGGTGTGGGGCTATCTGCTCGATACATTCCACGATGATACCCAACGGGCGCACACGTTCACGCGCCCCCCACACACTGACAACCACCCGCCCGCCGGGGCGCAGCAGGTCATACCAGGCGCGCAAAGCGCGGTCGGGGTGGGGGAAGTGGATCAGTCCAAAGCGGCACAAGAGCGCGTCGGCAGAGGCGGGGGGCAAGGCGGGTGCTTCGGCATCCATGACAGCGCAG
This window contains:
- a CDS encoding class I SAM-dependent methyltransferase; amino-acid sequence: MGASTFKQDEAAAYSERARIWLARGDGLRPVSERMFPHLHVRPGQVVVDMACGPGWTALEMARRVRPDGLVIAADIAEGMVQVAAEQADHHALDNIACAVMDAEAPALPPASADALLCRFGLIHFPHPDRALRAWYDLLRPGGRVVVSVWGARERVRPLGIIVECIEQIAPHLLRDEGPLWFSFGAPGALAGAFRRAGFVPLGEEHIPLPRRFASVEAFWETQTAYSGRLALLLNQLTPREYAAVRACACAKARTYCARDGTLVLPMDAVIGWACKP